A section of the Burkholderiales bacterium genome encodes:
- a CDS encoding type IV toxin-antitoxin system AbiEi family antitoxin domain-containing protein, with protein MASLESYLDDLLARGRAYFSRDEIAAALGLNPSALAAAITRSVNKRRLANPRHGFYLILRPEDQVAGAPDPVKWIDPLMRHQGVDYRISLLRAAAFHGASHQASMVFQVVVPRQLRDFDLGRHRLQFLYQAPTIFSQVNQPALVGQMKSDAGFANVAGIELTLLDCVRYFHKAAGINGVAQIVKDIGAKASPRLLQKAAGAYENSAVRRLGYLLDLAGHARQADALQGFVKRARTALPLDPAARPLVKALAGAAERNLRWRLLINEAVEIAE; from the coding sequence ATGGCTTCTCTCGAGTCCTACCTCGACGATCTGCTCGCCCGCGGCCGAGCCTACTTCTCCCGGGATGAGATAGCCGCAGCGCTTGGCCTGAACCCCTCGGCACTCGCGGCGGCGATCACCCGTTCGGTCAACAAGCGCCGCCTCGCGAACCCCAGGCACGGCTTCTATCTCATCCTGCGCCCTGAAGATCAGGTCGCCGGCGCGCCGGACCCGGTGAAGTGGATCGACCCGCTGATGAGACATCAGGGAGTCGACTACCGTATTTCGCTGCTGCGCGCGGCGGCGTTCCACGGCGCCTCGCACCAGGCCAGCATGGTCTTCCAGGTCGTCGTCCCGAGGCAGTTGCGCGACTTCGACCTCGGCCGCCATCGACTGCAGTTTCTGTATCAGGCGCCGACGATCTTCAGCCAGGTCAATCAACCGGCGTTGGTCGGACAGATGAAGAGCGACGCCGGCTTCGCCAACGTGGCTGGCATCGAGCTGACGCTGCTCGACTGCGTGCGCTACTTCCACAAGGCGGCGGGCATCAACGGCGTCGCACAGATCGTCAAGGACATTGGCGCCAAGGCCAGCCCGCGCTTGCTGCAGAAGGCTGCCGGCGCCTACGAGAACTCGGCGGTCCGTCGGCTTGGCTACCTGCTCGATCTCGCGGGACACGCGCGCCAGGCCGATGCGTTGCAAGGGTTCGTGAAACGTGCCAGGACGGCACTGCCGCTCGATCCGGCCGCGAGGCCGCTCGTGAAAGCCTTGGCAGGGGCCGCCGAGCGAAATCTACGGTGGCGGCTCCTGATCAATGAAGCGGTGGAGATCGCAGAGTGA
- a CDS encoding transcriptional regulator: MKTIVIGVMPQEQIRARAIAIAKGEYTPRAGEPKIWFTSMKSVAEVLSDQNRALLKVIRETNPDSMAVLAKATGRQPGNLSRTLKTLSRYGLVELQRERTHVRPVVKATEFKILVAA, encoded by the coding sequence ATGAAGACCATCGTCATCGGCGTGATGCCCCAGGAGCAGATCCGGGCGAGGGCGATCGCCATCGCCAAAGGCGAGTACACGCCCAGGGCGGGCGAGCCTAAGATCTGGTTCACGTCCATGAAGTCGGTGGCCGAAGTGCTGAGCGATCAGAACCGCGCGCTGCTGAAGGTGATCCGGGAGACCAATCCCGATTCCATGGCGGTTCTGGCCAAGGCCACAGGACGGCAACCGGGCAACCTGTCGCGCACCTTGAAGACGCTGTCGCGCTACGGGCTGGTGGAGCTTCAGCGCGAGAGGACCCACGTCAGGCCGGTCGTGAAGGCGACCGAGTTCAAGATCCTGGTCGCCGCTTGA